Within the Catalinimonas niigatensis genome, the region ATTACTCAGGATGTTGGAGAACTAATTTTTTACCTCTTATTTTTTAAACTATGAGTTTATGGAACCTTTTCAGTCCCGGAAAAAGAGCACGTGAGGAGGATTACATCCGCCGTTTATTTCATCTGGCTTTAGCGGATGGAGAGATGGGCAAAGTAGAGATAGAATATATTCATGCGATTGGTCATAAATTAGGATTGTCTCATGAAAGAGTAGATGAGCTTTGCGAACAGTCTGCTGAAGAGGATATTAAATATCTCACCCCCCCTTCCGGTGAAAGTTTCTTTACACTTTTTTATATGATCAATCTAATATTGGTAGATGATAAAGTGCATGAAGAAGAAATTAAAATTGCGAAGCACATGGTCATCAAGCTGGGGTATGCACCGGATACGGTGGATATTATTCTAGATGTCATACAACATAATCAGGCAAAAAACATTTCAGTAGAAGATACTTATCATCATTTAAAGGAAAGGCTGGCTTAACATTGTTGGCCTTATTTATGCATTATATTTATTCAGATCTCAAGCCATATCTTTTCAATGAACTTTCATTGTGCTTGTTGAATAAATATATATGCGTGCACTTAAAATACTCATTATAGAAGATGAGCCTAAGGTGGCTGATTTTCTACTGCAAGGACTGTTAGAACATGGCTACCTTCCCCAGGTAGCCTATGATGGTCAGATTGGTAGGAGCATGATTTATGGCCAGGACTATGACCTCTATATTATTGATATCAATTTGCCTTATCTCAACGGCTATGAATTATGTAAAATCATCAGGCAACGCAACGAGCATGTACCCATACTGATGCTTACTGCTCTGGGCACTACTGAAGATAAGCTGACAGGCTTTGAGGTAGGTGCCGATGATTATCTGGTTAAACCCTTTGAATTTCGCGAACTGCTGGCCCGGATTAAGGCATTGCTCAAACGCGGACATATGAGTGAAAGGAGTGGCAGCATCATCAAAATTGCAGATCTTGAGATCAATCAGGATGCCAAGACAGTACGCAGAAACGCAAAGAAGATTGATCTTACCCCCAAAGAATATGCGCTTCTGTTATATCTGGCCCAGCACCAGGGAAGAGTGATTTCGCGTGTAGACATTGCTGATAAAATATGGGATATTCACTTTGACACAGGGACAAATGTAATTGATGTATATGTTAATTTTCTTCGTAAAAAGGTAGATCGGGATTTTGAACCCAAGCTGATTCATACTATGATCGGAATGGGATATGTACTTAAAGTAGATGAGGAAGTATGAAAATACGTACTCGGCTAAGTTTACAATTTGCCTTAGTCACCGCTTCTATACTCTTAATATCCCTTAGTTCTATCTATTTTTTTAGCGCTCGCTACCGGGAGGAACAATTTCATGACCGATTGATGCAGCGGGCCCGCAATACGGCCAAACTACTGATTGAAGTAAGTGAAGTTGATCATGATCTGCTTAAAATTATTGATCGCAATACACTTTCATTGCCAGAGGAGAGTATTCTGATTTTTGATTATAGTAATGAACTTATCTATAACAGTTTCGATGAATTTTCAGAAATAATCAGTACCCACCTTTTGGATGAAATCAGGCTACAGGGTGAAGTGCAATTTAAAGAAGGCAATCGTGAGTACCTGGGAATCCTTTATGCCGATACCTATGACCGTTTCGTGGTTATTGCCTCAGCTACTGACATATATGGTTACAGCAAACTGAAAAATCTAATTTACATTTTATTTGCTGTGTTTTGTGGTAGTATGGCTATGGTAATACTGGGAGGCTTATGGCTGGCCCGAGAAGCACTTAACCCAATAGCCAAAGTAGTGCAGCAGGTAGATCAGATCTCTGCCAATAATCTGCATGCCCGGGTAGATGGAGGAGAAGGAGAAGATGAAATTAATCAGCTTGCCGCTACCTTTAACCAAATGCTGGACCGGGTAGAAAGCGCTTTTTATAGTCAGCGTTTGTTTGTTTCGCATGCTTCTCATGAACTGCGTACTCCCCTGACAGCACTGACCGGACAGATTGAAGTCAGCTTATTAAAAGAAAGGTCATCCCTGGAGTATAAACAGCTGCTCTATTCATTGCTGGAAGATATACAGCACCTCACCAAGTTATCCAATGGCTTGTTAGAGTTAGCTGAGGTTTCTCCAGCCTCCGATAAAGTAAATATGCATCCCTGCAGATTAGATGAGTTGCTTTTTCAAAGCAGACAAGAAGTGCTTCAGCATCGTCCTGAGGCTGCTATACACATTATCTTTGAGAATTTTCCTGAGGAGGAGCAGGCGTTATTGACTTATGGCAGTGAAGATTTGTTACGCTCAGCATTGCTAAATCTGATGGACAATGCCTGCAAATTTTCTTGTCTTAAACCAGTACAGGTAAAACTAAAGTTTGAAGCAGGCATAGCAGTATTAAATATCATAGACGAAGGTATTGGTATTGCTGAACACGATCTACAGCATATCTGGGAACCTTTGTTTAGGGCTGATAATGCCCGTGTTTTTCAGGGACATGGTTTGGGCTTATCTCTTACTTATAAAATATTACAGCTTCATTATGTGAAAATAAAAGTCGAATCTGTGATCAGTTACGGGACTACCATGATACTACATTTTCCTTTGATGAGATAAAAGCATGAGATTTTACAGTCAATGGACTGTGGTAGACAATCATTAAACATTTAAGCATATTCTCAATGTGCAAGCCATGCACGGTAACAAGTACGATCTGAAAGATTAAATACACAGCAGGAGTTCACATAAAGAATACAGACTATACCATATCAGGAATCATTGCCTAGAGTTAATGATAAATTTTATTTAAATAACAAAATTTAATCTATTTTTAATCTCATTTTAAGCCCTCTTTAATGGTCTTCAGCGAATAAGGTATTAGTAAATCAAACTAATATGTTCGCAAGATTCAAACAACAACACATTTTACTCTTTCTCACTTTGGGTATATTATTTACCTCTTGTGCAGTAGAAAAAGGACCTTTTGCCTCCAAAAAGTATAAGCAGCTTCTAGTGGATCAACAGCATATGCAGGACAATATCCGCCAGCTCAAAAAGGATACTACCCGGCAAGGTGAAAACCTACGCTCACTAAAGCAGGAAATTGAGCTGCAAAAACAGACTTTAGCACAGTGGCAGGATAAGTACAAGGTGCTTTCCGGACAGTATGATCAGCAGATTGAACGAAGTTCTATGCAGCAGCAACAGCTTCACAAAGCTTTGCTGGAAGAAAAACAAGCCCTTAGCCAACAACAGCAACTGCTTGCCGAGAAGGAAAAGAGGCTAAGTAGCCTGGAAGCCAAGCTACGCAGGCAGGATTCTCTGGTAGTTGTACTTAATCAGAAAGTAAAGCAAGCCTTATTAGGCTTTTCTTCTGATGAACTCAGCGTTGAAGTTAAAAACGGCAAGGTATATGTTTCGCTCTCCGACCAACTGCTGTTCAAATCAGGTAGTGCGGCGGTAGAGAAGAAAGGACAGGATGCCTTGAAGCAGCTGGCGCAGGTACTGCAGCGCAATCCAGATATACAGGTGCTGATTGAAGGACATACCGACAATGTACCTATCAAAACGGCTGCTTTCAAAGACAACTGGGATCTAAGTGTAGTACGGGCTACAGCCATCGTACGTATCCTCAGCCAGGACAACAAGTTGGAACCCTCACGCTTTACTGCTTCCGGCAAGAGTGAATATTATCCGGTGGCAGCCAATGACACAGCACAAGGTAAGGCAAAAAACAGAAGAACAGAAATTATCCTCATACCTCAGTTAGAAGAACTTTATCAAATCATTAACCTTTCAAAAGTAGAATAAACATGAAAAAAGACAGAAATATCAAGATCGCGGCGGTTATCGTTACCCTGCTCTTATTTGGTGCATTCGCTGGCGTAGCCATGCTGAGCTCTACCAATCGTGGATTGGAAAAGAACCTGAATGCTGAACGCCTTAAATCAGAAACGTTGCTCTCAGAAAAGCTTCAACTGGATAAGCAGATCAAAAGCTTCAAAAGCGATATCAGCCTGCTGGAAGGGAAAAACAAAGAACTAGACCGTTGGTTGATTGACACCAAAAGCAAGCTGACACAACAGGAAAGTAGCCTGTCAAAACTAAGTAAAGAAAACGCAGGCCTAAAAGGAGTGCGTAAGGAGAATGAAAAGCTTCAGCAACTGAAGGATGAGCTGAACAACAAATTGCTAAGTCTGACCAGGGATAATGCAGATTTAAAAGCTGAAATAGATCAACTCAACCTGAATGTGGCTCAGTTGAAAAAAGAAAATGAAAAGCTTCTGGCATCTGGAGCTACAGGCACAAAAGCTGTCAATTTACCTTTGGCATCTAACTTTAGAATAGAGGTGAGGAAGAAAAACGAAGATAAGCTGACAGTTAAAGCCAAACGTGCCCGTTCGTTACAGCTAAATTTTGATGTTCCCAAAAGCAGTGCGATGGCACTCAGCAGCCAGTACAGAATTCAGATGCTGAGTTTGCAGGGCAAGGCAATAGCAGGAAAGATGAAAGACCTGAAAACAACCCCTCTGGATGGTGCTACTGCCGGTTTATTTGGTCTGTCTGCTGGCAGTGAATATGAACAGGTAAGCATGGTATATGAGCCTGCTTCAAAAGTGGAAGATGGCATCTACACCCTGATCGTGTACAATGGTCAAGTATTGGTAGGAAGCGCTCAGGTAAGGCTCAAATAGAATCATTTGAAATTGTAGTAGCTTATACAAGCCTCTTTCCAAGGAAAGGGGCTTTTTTTATGAGTTAGGATAAAATACGATTGATATAAATAGAATGATCTTGTACCAAATGATTTCTAAAACTTGCAGGTTTTGAAGTTCGCGCTAGTACTTCCGAAGCGATACTAAGATAGCGATCCTCAGACAAAACAATAAAAGAATACACTATCACCTGTGAAGGATAGAGAAGGAAAGGTTACCCTGCTTATGTATCGGACAGCTGCGATAAGGAGACAGAAAAGCAATTTTGAAAGCTTTATCAATATTACATTGCAAGCATCACATTAGCTTTAGTGGCTTTAATAGGTAAAAAGAAATAAAAAGTACTCCCTTTTCCATAAATACTACTAAAGCCTATCTCTCCCTGATGGGCTTCAATGATTTTACGTACGATAGCCAACCCCAAACCGCTGGAACGTTCTCCTCCGGTGGGTACATTCTGGGCTTTCTCAAACGGACGGAATATTTTGTCTTTATCCTGGTCTTTGATGCCCATGCCCTGGTCAATGACTTCAGTTTTTATATACTTTCCGTTGACACTTACTTTTACTGTAACCTCACTTTTATTAAATGAATACTTTAAAGCATTGGTCAATAAGTTGTTAACAACTTGTCCCAGGTATGCTTTATCAAAGTCTAATATAATCTCTGGCTCGTTACTTTCTAGCAAGATTTGCTGCTCCTTCTTTGCAGCAATAAGTTGATTAATGCTAATAACCTCATGGATAAATTCCAGGTAATCATTCTTTATCTTATTTATCTTCAGGGTACCGGCTTCTATCTGTGACACATCCAAAAGGTTGTCAAGCATACTCAAAGCATTATGGCTTGTCCTGTTGATCAGGGTTAAAAATTCAAGCTGAGTGGGAGAGAGGTTTTTGCTGCTGTCCGGCTCAAGCATAAGGTCGGCGAGCGTATAGATATTGCCTATAGGGCTTCTTAAGTCATGAGCAGCAATGCCAATAAACTTATTCTTTTCTTCATTCAGCTTTTGTAATTCCAGATTAGCCTGCTTTAGTTTTTGTTGTTCTGCGCTAAGAGCTTTCACAAAAATGGCTATAGAAAAGAAGATGCCTCCTCTTACTATTGCGTTCCAATAGAGAATCCATGTACTGGAGTAAGGTTGGCGAGTGATCATCTCTATGCCCAGCCAGGCTATACTACATATTGCCGCAATGACCAGCGCAGTTTTGCGCTGGGTAAGCTTGCTGGAAGCTAAATAGTAGATCGGGAGCAAGTACAAAATAGAAGTAGAAATCTCATATCCTACCTGGTAGTCTATAATGGCAATACATGCCACTAAAGCATAGGCAAGTATCAATACCCCACTTCTGGAGTGATAAAACTTTGTGGACATATATTAATATTCTTCACCTCTGGAAACGCAAATTTATTACCAATAATATATGGAAGAGAATCTTTAAGAGAAATAGTTAAGTATTTAAACCTAAAAACCATGATTAATTTAACGTTTATCAGCGATCTGCTTTCTTCTCTGAAGTTCGCTCTTTACCAGTCGGTATTCCCGGCTGCTCTGTCCCGCCACAGAAGTATTTTCTTCTGCTCTTCTGAATAAATAGGGCATTACAGCATCTATAGGACCATAAGGTACATATTTGGTTACATTGTATCCAGCGTATGCCAGATTAAATGATATATTGTCACTCATGCCGTAGAGCTGGGAAAAGTATACTCTGGGATCATCAGGGCGCATGCTATGCTTTTGCATCAGCAGTACCAGATACTGGTTGCTATACTCATTATGAGAACCGGAAACCAAAGTGATACGCTGTTTATTATTGATACAATAGAGCAGCGCTTTGTTGTAATCATCATCCGTAGCCTCTTTATTGGGCTGGATGGGATCGGGATAACCTTTTTCTTCGGCACGTTCACGTTCCTTCTCCATATAAGCGCCTCTGACCAGCTTGGCTCCCAGAAAGTATTGATAGGTAGCCGCTCTTTGAAAAGCTGTTTTCAAATGGCTTAACATATCCTTGCGGTACATCTGGTAAGTATTAAATACCGTTACTCTTTCACGATTGTATTTGCCCATCATCTCTTCCGCCAGGTCATCAATCACTTCCTGTATCCAGCTCTCTTCCCCATCTACAAATATGCCGATTCCTGCTTCATGGGCTGCTTTGCAGAGCGTATTCACCCGCTGCTTTACGCGTTCAAATGCCGCCTGCTCTTCAGTCGTGAGTTTTTGTTTGGCCTGTATCTTCTCCAGCAGCTGGGCACTGGCAATGCCAGTAACTTTGAATACACAGAAAGGAAGATTTTCTGAAGTTTTGGCCCGGGTAATGGTAGCCAGGGTTTCCTGGGTTACTTTCTCAAATCCTGCCTCTGTCTTTTCGCCTTCAGCAGAGTAATCCAGTATGGTTTTCACATTGTGAGATGCCAGCATCTGGATCGTAGGCTCCGACTGGCTGATGCTTTCACCTCCGCAGAACTGCCAGAAAATCGTTTTACGCAAAATACCATGAATAGGTAACTTTAATTTTAAGGCAAATTTCACCAACTTTGTGCCTGCTTTAGTCAGTAGGGGAGCATTTATGGCTGAAAAGATCAGGTAGGTCTTTCTCAATTCGTCATCCGACTTATAGGAAAAGGCAATCTCTGTATTATCTAAGGAAACCGGTTGTACAGTGAACATGCTGAATCTGATTTGATCTGTTGTAGAATATATGAGCATTGCCTGTCAAAGAGCCTCATCGTCGCCGGAGGCAATTATTTTCATGCATATGCTGTTACCCTAACTACCAAATGCAATATTATTGTTTTGGGATGAAACGAATAGCAGTATTGTCTTCAAAAGTTTTAAGATAATGTAAGCCTTTTAGCGGCCAGTCAGAAACAATTTCTGAGATGTTGATTAAACATGTTAACAATGAAAATAGAAAGTATTGATTCTTGGAATGCCGGAAGTACCCACCCGCTCATCATTGCCGGGCCTTGTAGTGCGGAAACGGAAGAACAATTATATGAAACGGCAAAAGCCGTAAAAGCACAGGGCGTATCTGTCATCAGGGCAGGGGTGTGGAAGCCTCGTACCCGTCCTAATACTTTTGAAGGTGTGGGCCAGGAGGCTTTGCAGTGGATCAGCGATGTAAAGAAAGAACTTGATGTTCAATTCGCAGTGGAAGTGGCCAACGCCATGCATGTGGAAGAAGCACTGCACTTTGGTATTGACATTTTATGGATTGGTGCCCGCAGTACGGTAAGTCCGTTCATCGTGCAGGAGATTGCCGACGCACTGAAGGGTGTGGATATTCCGGTGCTGGTCAAAAACCCCATCAATCCTGATCTGGCACTATGGATTGGTGCTTTGGAAAGACTCAGCCAGGCGGGAGTCACCAAACTGGGTGCCATTCACCGAGGCTTCTCTACCCATCAGACAACCCGCTACCGCAATATACCCATGTGGCAGATTCCTATTGAGCTAAAGCGTCAGCTTCCTGATTTGCCTATCATCTGCGACCCCAGCCACATTGCCGGCAAGCGGGAGATGATCGCCGAAATCTCTCAGGTGGCGATGGATGTCAACTTTGACGGACTCATTATAGAAACCCATCGCGACCCTGAGCAAGCCTGGAGTGATGCCCGTCAGCAGGTAACGCCCGATACGCTGGGGGAAATCATCAAAAACCTACAGGTGAGAAAATCTTCCTCTGAAGACATTGAATTCGTTACCCATCTGGAAGAGCTGCGTACCCAGATTGACCATGCCGACCGGGAAATGGTGGAAACGCTGGCGCAACGTATGGAACTGGTAGCCAAGATCGGGGAGTGGAAGAAGAAAAACAACGTAGCCGCTTTTCAACTGGACCGCTGGAACGAAGTATTCCGTAGCCGTAAGGAGTGGGCAGAGTCGCTGGGCCTGCGTGAAAAGTTCATCACCGAGCTTTTCAACCTGCTGCACGTAGAATCTATCAAGAAGCAGACAGAAGTGATGGATAAGCTTGATGAAGAAAAAATAGTTAAAAGTTAATAGTTAATTGTTGGACTTATTTATCCAAACCTTTAACCTGCAACTTTAAACCGAAACCATGCCCGCACAAAACGTTACGCTGACGCAGGATATTGCGCTCACCCTTAAGGCTTATTTCAGTGACTACAAACCCGGCCAGATCGGTGTGTTGGTAGACGAAAACACTAAGAAACACTGCTATCCGCTGGTCAAAGAAAGCCTGCCTCCGCATTCCCTCTGCGAAATCAGGAGCGGAGAGCTGAACAAAAACCTTGCTACCTGCTCACA harbors:
- a CDS encoding tellurite resistance TerB family protein, producing MSLWNLFSPGKRAREEDYIRRLFHLALADGEMGKVEIEYIHAIGHKLGLSHERVDELCEQSAEEDIKYLTPPSGESFFTLFYMINLILVDDKVHEEEIKIAKHMVIKLGYAPDTVDIILDVIQHNQAKNISVEDTYHHLKERLA
- a CDS encoding response regulator; protein product: MRALKILIIEDEPKVADFLLQGLLEHGYLPQVAYDGQIGRSMIYGQDYDLYIIDINLPYLNGYELCKIIRQRNEHVPILMLTALGTTEDKLTGFEVGADDYLVKPFEFRELLARIKALLKRGHMSERSGSIIKIADLEINQDAKTVRRNAKKIDLTPKEYALLLYLAQHQGRVISRVDIADKIWDIHFDTGTNVIDVYVNFLRKKVDRDFEPKLIHTMIGMGYVLKVDEEV
- a CDS encoding sensor histidine kinase, with protein sequence MKIRTRLSLQFALVTASILLISLSSIYFFSARYREEQFHDRLMQRARNTAKLLIEVSEVDHDLLKIIDRNTLSLPEESILIFDYSNELIYNSFDEFSEIISTHLLDEIRLQGEVQFKEGNREYLGILYADTYDRFVVIASATDIYGYSKLKNLIYILFAVFCGSMAMVILGGLWLAREALNPIAKVVQQVDQISANNLHARVDGGEGEDEINQLAATFNQMLDRVESAFYSQRLFVSHASHELRTPLTALTGQIEVSLLKERSSLEYKQLLYSLLEDIQHLTKLSNGLLELAEVSPASDKVNMHPCRLDELLFQSRQEVLQHRPEAAIHIIFENFPEEEQALLTYGSEDLLRSALLNLMDNACKFSCLKPVQVKLKFEAGIAVLNIIDEGIGIAEHDLQHIWEPLFRADNARVFQGHGLGLSLTYKILQLHYVKIKVESVISYGTTMILHFPLMR
- a CDS encoding OmpA/MotB family protein — protein: MFARFKQQHILLFLTLGILFTSCAVEKGPFASKKYKQLLVDQQHMQDNIRQLKKDTTRQGENLRSLKQEIELQKQTLAQWQDKYKVLSGQYDQQIERSSMQQQQLHKALLEEKQALSQQQQLLAEKEKRLSSLEAKLRRQDSLVVVLNQKVKQALLGFSSDELSVEVKNGKVYVSLSDQLLFKSGSAAVEKKGQDALKQLAQVLQRNPDIQVLIEGHTDNVPIKTAAFKDNWDLSVVRATAIVRILSQDNKLEPSRFTASGKSEYYPVAANDTAQGKAKNRRTEIILIPQLEELYQIINLSKVE
- a CDS encoding sensor histidine kinase, which gives rise to MSTKFYHSRSGVLILAYALVACIAIIDYQVGYEISTSILYLLPIYYLASSKLTQRKTALVIAAICSIAWLGIEMITRQPYSSTWILYWNAIVRGGIFFSIAIFVKALSAEQQKLKQANLELQKLNEEKNKFIGIAAHDLRSPIGNIYTLADLMLEPDSSKNLSPTQLEFLTLINRTSHNALSMLDNLLDVSQIEAGTLKINKIKNDYLEFIHEVISINQLIAAKKEQQILLESNEPEIILDFDKAYLGQVVNNLLTNALKYSFNKSEVTVKVSVNGKYIKTEVIDQGMGIKDQDKDKIFRPFEKAQNVPTGGERSSGLGLAIVRKIIEAHQGEIGFSSIYGKGSTFYFFLPIKATKANVMLAM
- a CDS encoding proline dehydrogenase family protein — translated: MFTVQPVSLDNTEIAFSYKSDDELRKTYLIFSAINAPLLTKAGTKLVKFALKLKLPIHGILRKTIFWQFCGGESISQSEPTIQMLASHNVKTILDYSAEGEKTEAGFEKVTQETLATITRAKTSENLPFCVFKVTGIASAQLLEKIQAKQKLTTEEQAAFERVKQRVNTLCKAAHEAGIGIFVDGEESWIQEVIDDLAEEMMGKYNRERVTVFNTYQMYRKDMLSHLKTAFQRAATYQYFLGAKLVRGAYMEKERERAEEKGYPDPIQPNKEATDDDYNKALLYCINNKQRITLVSGSHNEYSNQYLVLLMQKHSMRPDDPRVYFSQLYGMSDNISFNLAYAGYNVTKYVPYGPIDAVMPYLFRRAEENTSVAGQSSREYRLVKSELQRRKQIADKR
- a CDS encoding bifunctional 3-deoxy-7-phosphoheptulonate synthase/chorismate mutase type II, which translates into the protein MKIESIDSWNAGSTHPLIIAGPCSAETEEQLYETAKAVKAQGVSVIRAGVWKPRTRPNTFEGVGQEALQWISDVKKELDVQFAVEVANAMHVEEALHFGIDILWIGARSTVSPFIVQEIADALKGVDIPVLVKNPINPDLALWIGALERLSQAGVTKLGAIHRGFSTHQTTRYRNIPMWQIPIELKRQLPDLPIICDPSHIAGKREMIAEISQVAMDVNFDGLIIETHRDPEQAWSDARQQVTPDTLGEIIKNLQVRKSSSEDIEFVTHLEELRTQIDHADREMVETLAQRMELVAKIGEWKKKNNVAAFQLDRWNEVFRSRKEWAESLGLREKFITELFNLLHVESIKKQTEVMDKLDEEKIVKS